From the Roseibium sp. HPY-6 genome, one window contains:
- a CDS encoding TadE/TadG family type IV pilus assembly protein yields MSGRSYYRRLIGRRILRSFVKDREGVTAVEFSMIALPFFIIVFGIMEIGIAMFVNRMVDNSVISASRLIRTGQHGGISTVAEFKDVICGYMPSFMCDTDRLTVDVQRVDDFADAAAQASPYDEDGNLKDNDDDNLSTGGAGDIMVVKVLYRWPMMTSALNLALNDNGTERYLTSTMVFRNEPWE; encoded by the coding sequence ATGAGTGGCAGAAGCTATTACCGCCGATTAATAGGCCGCAGGATACTCAGATCCTTTGTGAAGGATCGTGAAGGCGTTACTGCGGTCGAGTTTTCGATGATCGCTCTGCCATTCTTCATCATCGTTTTTGGGATCATGGAAATCGGGATCGCGATGTTCGTCAATCGCATGGTCGACAATTCCGTGATCAGCGCCTCCCGGCTTATCAGGACCGGTCAGCACGGCGGCATCTCGACAGTTGCCGAGTTTAAAGATGTCATTTGCGGTTACATGCCGTCCTTTATGTGTGACACCGACAGACTCACGGTCGATGTACAGCGGGTGGACGATTTTGCCGACGCGGCAGCGCAAGCCAGCCCGTATGACGAAGACGGCAATCTGAAGGACAATGACGACGACAATCTTTCCACGGGTGGCGCCGGGGACATAATGGTCGTCAAGGTCCTTTACCGATGGCCGATGATGACATCCGCTCTCAATCTTGCGCTCAATGACAACGGCACCGAACGCTATCTCACGTCAACAATGGTGTTCCGCAATGAACCCTGGGAATGA
- a CDS encoding pilus assembly protein N-terminal domain-containing protein, with translation MVTVDRAKIFRIDDGASAVIVGNPFIADVSMFDDNTVVITGKSYGSTNLVILDKDSKPIVDEVITVRAAEDDVVAVYRNAVRSSMSCSPNCEPTVRLGDGVEAFNEVAEQANSRNSLAAAAAGAN, from the coding sequence ATGGTTACAGTAGACCGTGCCAAGATCTTCCGTATTGATGATGGCGCTTCTGCCGTTATCGTCGGAAATCCGTTCATCGCGGATGTTTCCATGTTTGACGACAATACGGTCGTGATCACCGGTAAGAGTTACGGCTCGACAAATCTCGTCATCCTGGACAAGGACAGCAAACCGATCGTCGACGAAGTTATCACGGTCCGTGCAGCGGAAGACGACGTCGTGGCCGTTTACCGCAATGCCGTTCGCTCATCCATGTCCTGCAGCCCGAACTGCGAACCGACAGTACGTCTCGGCGACGGCGTCGAAGCCTTCAACGAAGTCGCAGAACAGGCGAACTCCAGAAACTCCCTGGCCGCTGCCGCAGCAGGAGCCAACTAA
- a CDS encoding Flp family type IVb pilin, whose amino-acid sequence MKSLMNRFAKDESGATAIEYGLIAGLLSIVIIAAVSLAGTSLTSVFSTIATKLDDSVK is encoded by the coding sequence ATGAAATCTCTTATGAACCGTTTCGCTAAAGACGAATCTGGCGCAACTGCAATCGAATACGGCCTGATCGCTGGCCTGCTGTCCATCGTCATCATCGCTGCCGTTTCTCTGGCAGGTACGTCGCTGACGAGCGTTTTCAGCACCATCGCGACCAAGCTCGACGATTCCGTCAAGTAA
- a CDS encoding prepilin peptidase has translation MLEAALLVVFPMLVAFGGASDLLTMTIQNRVSILLIAGFAILSLSTGLPLEAWGMHALGPLVVFPFCFVCWYFRWMGGGDAKFLTAISLWIGFTPELMAFSLLASLYGMFLTIGLLYMRNMVVLPDTLARQEWLAKLHDQRSGIPYGITIAIAGLQVYPMTSWFKMVAQAY, from the coding sequence ATGTTAGAAGCAGCACTTCTTGTCGTGTTTCCAATGCTCGTCGCATTCGGCGGGGCGTCTGATCTTCTGACTATGACGATCCAGAACCGGGTATCGATCCTTTTGATAGCCGGGTTTGCAATTCTCTCGCTATCGACAGGTTTGCCGCTCGAAGCCTGGGGCATGCATGCGCTTGGGCCGCTCGTGGTATTCCCGTTCTGCTTCGTGTGCTGGTATTTCCGTTGGATGGGCGGCGGCGACGCAAAATTCCTGACCGCAATATCCTTGTGGATCGGATTTACACCGGAATTGATGGCTTTCAGCCTGCTTGCCTCTCTCTATGGCATGTTTTTGACCATTGGCCTCCTTTATATGAGGAACATGGTGGTTCTCCCCGATACGCTTGCGCGTCAGGAATGGCTGGCGAAACTGCATGACCAGCGCAGCGGGATTCCATATGGCATTACAATTGCGATTGCCGGGTTGCAGGTCTATCCGATGACCTCCTGGTTCAAAATGGTCGCACAGGCCTATTAG
- the cpaB gene encoding Flp pilus assembly protein CpaB, which yields MKFARILVLAVAVVAGLLAFRMVMLSGGGEPAPQIVQAAPETKKVQVLVAEVDIPLGGKLTRENFDWADWPEDALPRGSVTKSSDPAAGEEFAGRIAKAPIFAGEPIRPERLITTDKGFMAAILPKGKRAIAVSVEEETTAGGFILPGDKVDLILTRTFDDTAYSETILENKRVLAIDATTAGEQDQKNLSPKKTATLELTLAESELVAQAQQTGTISLALRSAQDSADDAAQDDSRRNDVSYVKYGITSKSVAP from the coding sequence ATGAAATTCGCTCGAATCTTAGTACTGGCGGTCGCGGTGGTGGCAGGGTTGCTGGCATTTCGCATGGTCATGTTGTCGGGAGGCGGAGAGCCAGCCCCGCAAATCGTCCAGGCGGCACCGGAAACAAAGAAAGTTCAGGTTCTTGTTGCAGAAGTGGATATTCCACTGGGCGGCAAGCTGACCCGGGAAAACTTTGATTGGGCTGATTGGCCGGAAGACGCTCTTCCGCGCGGATCGGTGACAAAGTCGTCTGATCCTGCCGCGGGTGAAGAGTTCGCGGGGCGAATCGCCAAGGCCCCCATCTTCGCCGGTGAGCCAATCAGGCCGGAACGTTTGATTACCACCGACAAGGGCTTCATGGCTGCCATTCTTCCGAAGGGCAAGCGGGCCATCGCGGTGAGCGTGGAAGAGGAGACAACCGCCGGCGGCTTCATTCTGCCGGGAGACAAGGTTGACCTGATCCTGACACGCACATTCGACGACACTGCCTACAGTGAAACAATCCTTGAAAACAAACGCGTGTTGGCAATCGACGCGACGACGGCTGGAGAACAGGACCAGAAAAACCTGTCTCCGAAGAAAACCGCCACCTTGGAACTGACCTTGGCGGAATCGGAACTCGTCGCTCAGGCACAACAGACCGGAACGATTTCACTCGCTTTGCGCAGTGCACAGGATTCGGCAGATGACGCTGCCCAAGACGACAGCCGCCGAAACGATGTGAGTTACGTGAAATACGGCATCACCAGCAAGTCAGTTGCGCCATGA
- a CDS encoding type II and III secretion system protein family protein: MKNYLLKLAAAAAIVATSFGMSAPSSLAQSNFPSQVHVAAGERASGRILNVGIGRSVVINLAEDAADVLISNPEIADAVLRTPRRIFVLGNTAGQGRLVLFSRSGRELASFDIRVESDTSDLARIIRKLIPGSNIKAESVNGNVILSGTARSTLESQQAADIAAKFQGAGSATEVVNLISVQGKDQVHLKVTVAEVERSIIKQLGVQFSGSVGTGNFTPSFQNTPGFNVNPSIVNQAIGEISFASGAASITAQVQALQREGVIRTLAEPTLTAISGENASFLAGGEFPIPIAQDDNTVSVEFKKFGVGLDFTPVVLSEGRISLRVLTEVSELSNEGAVSAGGITISALKVRRAESTVELPSGGTLVMAGLLQESYQQSMEGIPGLMQIPILGALFKSRDFLRDQTELAVFVTPYVVRPQAMKKLVRPDKNLIPPSDAESIFLNRLNKIYNPAGDMVEGEYHGQVGFIYK; this comes from the coding sequence ATGAAAAACTATCTCTTAAAACTCGCAGCAGCAGCTGCAATCGTGGCAACGTCCTTTGGGATGTCAGCTCCGTCCTCACTGGCGCAGAGCAACTTCCCCAGCCAGGTTCACGTCGCCGCCGGTGAGCGTGCAAGCGGCAGGATCCTGAATGTCGGCATCGGCAGGTCGGTGGTCATCAATCTGGCGGAAGATGCAGCGGACGTTTTGATCTCCAATCCCGAGATCGCGGATGCGGTGCTCAGAACGCCGCGCAGGATCTTCGTTCTCGGGAACACGGCCGGCCAGGGGAGACTGGTTCTCTTCAGCCGAAGCGGTCGTGAACTGGCGAGCTTCGACATTCGTGTCGAGAGCGACACGTCGGATCTGGCCAGGATCATTCGCAAGCTGATACCGGGCTCCAACATCAAGGCAGAATCGGTCAACGGAAACGTTATCCTGAGCGGAACGGCGAGAAGCACGCTGGAATCACAGCAGGCCGCTGACATCGCTGCAAAATTCCAGGGTGCCGGCAGCGCGACCGAAGTGGTCAATCTGATCTCGGTTCAAGGCAAGGATCAGGTGCACCTCAAGGTGACCGTCGCGGAGGTCGAACGCTCGATCATCAAACAGCTGGGTGTTCAATTCAGCGGTTCCGTCGGAACGGGCAACTTCACACCCTCTTTCCAGAATACGCCTGGCTTCAATGTGAATCCTTCCATTGTCAATCAGGCGATTGGAGAGATCTCGTTTGCAAGCGGCGCCGCGTCAATCACAGCTCAGGTTCAGGCGTTGCAGCGCGAAGGTGTCATCCGGACGCTTGCAGAACCGACGCTGACGGCAATTTCGGGCGAAAACGCCAGCTTCCTGGCTGGTGGCGAATTCCCGATCCCGATTGCTCAGGATGACAACACGGTCAGCGTGGAGTTCAAGAAGTTCGGTGTCGGTCTCGACTTTACACCAGTGGTGCTGTCTGAAGGACGGATCAGCCTCAGGGTGCTTACCGAGGTCAGCGAGCTCAGCAACGAAGGCGCGGTCAGCGCAGGCGGGATCACGATCTCGGCGCTGAAAGTCCGCCGGGCCGAATCAACAGTGGAACTGCCCTCGGGCGGCACGCTGGTGATGGCCGGATTGCTGCAGGAATCCTATCAGCAATCCATGGAGGGTATTCCCGGCCTGATGCAGATCCCGATCCTCGGAGCTTTGTTCAAGAGCCGCGACTTCCTGCGGGATCAGACGGAACTGGCAGTGTTCGTGACGCCTTACGTCGTCCGTCCCCAGGCAATGAAGAAGCTTGTTCGTCCGGACAAGAACCTCATTCCCCCTTCGGATGCGGAGAGCATTTTCCTGAACCGGCTGAACAAGATCTACAACCCTGCGGGCGACATGGTTGAGGGTGAATACCATGGCCAAGTCGGTTTTATCTACAAGTGA
- a CDS encoding CpaD family pilus assembly protein, protein MKTKKTVRISAVSKSALVIAGCLVMVGCQNKTQSNAELLASHDYRYRHPIVITEEPETLDLPIGQNTRNLHGPIEGTITAFAVDSRRNGNGAVEILVPSGGANEAAVHAVTGDIKHALQRGGLSRSKISTRTYAVQDPKAEAPIRLSYSAMQATAGPCGAWPRNIGGGIGENTEYENFGCATQSNLAAMVANPSDLITPRASGPSDQARRAVVIENYRKGQTTAGTFTEGVGAEVSE, encoded by the coding sequence ATGAAGACGAAGAAAACAGTCCGGATATCTGCCGTATCCAAATCCGCACTCGTGATTGCCGGATGTCTGGTTATGGTCGGGTGCCAGAACAAGACCCAGAGCAACGCGGAACTGCTCGCCTCGCATGACTATCGCTACAGACACCCGATTGTCATCACCGAGGAACCGGAGACGCTGGATCTGCCGATCGGCCAGAACACACGCAATCTCCACGGTCCGATCGAAGGCACGATCACGGCCTTTGCGGTGGACTCCCGCCGGAACGGCAATGGAGCGGTCGAAATTCTGGTGCCCTCAGGCGGTGCAAATGAAGCAGCCGTTCATGCGGTTACCGGTGATATCAAGCACGCCCTGCAACGCGGTGGCCTTAGCAGATCGAAGATTTCGACCCGCACATATGCCGTACAGGATCCCAAGGCCGAAGCGCCGATCAGGCTCTCCTATTCGGCTATGCAGGCAACGGCTGGCCCTTGCGGCGCATGGCCGAGGAACATTGGCGGCGGTATCGGCGAAAACACCGAATACGAGAACTTCGGCTGTGCAACGCAGTCAAATCTGGCCGCAATGGTTGCCAATCCGTCCGACCTGATCACACCCCGGGCCTCGGGACCCTCCGATCAGGCACGTCGCGCGGTCGTCATCGAGAACTATCGCAAAGGCCAAACCACAGCTGGCACGTTCACTGAAGGTGTTGGGGCAGAAGTCTCAGAATAG
- a CDS encoding CpaE family protein produces MSTNAELKDTPGYLDPMSEPAEHEYAGTGETANVGSVPRITVHGFCLTDATMRVAETAMEDRRMSKAHLKLDMGGIPAAIDVFAQAPTPNLVMVESNGQREELLNSLDQLAEYCDAGTKVIVIGNMNDVSLYRDLIARGVSEYLIAPVNVYQLIGAIAELYSDPEAEPLGRTIAFFGIKGGCGSSTIAHNSAWALGRNFQSEVVITDLDLPFGTAGLDYNQDPLQGVFEAISSPDRLDETYLDRILSKCNEHLSLLAAPATLERTYDHSEKSFELLFETMRATVPNVVLDVPHTWNAWVKNTLLNVDEIVLVAEPDLANLRNAKNAVDMLKQLRPNDRPPHLVMNKVNVPKRPEIKPEEFAGALGLTVQASIPFEPQLFGTAANNGQMISEMDGKHAVARVFDDLANAISGKVQPAKVVRSPLGGLFSKLTRKSG; encoded by the coding sequence ATGAGCACGAACGCAGAATTGAAGGATACGCCGGGCTATCTCGATCCTATGTCGGAACCTGCTGAACACGAGTACGCAGGAACCGGGGAAACGGCGAACGTTGGTTCCGTTCCACGCATCACGGTTCACGGTTTCTGCCTGACGGATGCGACGATGCGGGTCGCCGAAACGGCCATGGAAGACCGCCGGATGTCCAAGGCGCATCTGAAACTCGACATGGGTGGTATTCCCGCCGCGATCGATGTCTTCGCGCAGGCGCCGACACCGAACCTGGTTATGGTGGAATCAAACGGACAACGCGAAGAGCTTCTCAACAGTCTCGATCAGCTTGCCGAATACTGTGACGCGGGCACCAAAGTGATCGTGATCGGAAACATGAACGATGTATCGCTTTACCGCGATCTCATCGCTCGAGGCGTAAGCGAATATCTGATCGCACCCGTCAACGTCTACCAGCTGATCGGTGCGATTGCCGAACTCTACAGCGACCCCGAAGCAGAGCCGCTCGGACGCACGATTGCCTTCTTCGGCATCAAGGGCGGTTGCGGTTCGTCGACGATCGCGCACAACAGCGCCTGGGCGCTCGGCAGGAACTTTCAAAGCGAGGTCGTCATCACCGATCTCGACCTGCCTTTCGGAACTGCGGGCCTGGACTACAATCAGGACCCCCTGCAGGGTGTCTTCGAAGCGATTTCATCGCCGGACCGTCTCGACGAAACGTATCTCGACCGGATCCTGTCCAAGTGCAACGAGCACTTGAGCCTTCTGGCAGCGCCGGCAACGCTTGAGCGGACATACGATCACAGCGAGAAGTCCTTCGAGTTGCTGTTCGAAACCATGCGGGCGACGGTTCCGAACGTGGTGCTGGACGTGCCGCACACCTGGAACGCCTGGGTGAAGAACACGCTGTTGAACGTGGACGAAATCGTGCTTGTCGCCGAGCCCGATCTTGCGAACCTGCGCAACGCGAAAAACGCGGTCGACATGCTGAAACAGTTGCGTCCGAACGATCGGCCGCCGCACCTGGTCATGAACAAGGTCAACGTGCCGAAACGTCCGGAAATCAAGCCGGAGGAATTTGCAGGTGCTCTTGGCCTGACCGTGCAGGCATCGATCCCCTTCGAGCCGCAGCTCTTCGGCACCGCGGCGAACAACGGACAAATGATCAGTGAGATGGACGGCAAGCATGCGGTAGCACGGGTGTTTGACGACCTTGCGAATGCAATCTCGGGCAAAGTGCAGCCGGCAAAGGTTGTGCGCTCTCCCCTTGGCGGCTTGTTCTCAAAACTGACACGCAAGTCCGGCTGA
- a CDS encoding CpaF family protein — protein MFGRRGNSSPGSQNIQPGGIPGGAQETPAPAEAPAPTVEKEAPPAPAESEKAAAPAPDPAPAPAPEPKAKAPAPRKKNNEYYETKAQIFNALVEAIDLSQLARLDAEDARDEIRDVVNDIIALKNVIMSIAEQEDLLEDICNDVLGYGPLEPLLARDDIADIMVNGAHTVYIETAGKVEQTGVNFRDNAQLMNICQRIVSQVGRRVDDASPICDARLPDGSRVNVIAPPLSIDGPALTIRKFKKDKLTLDQLTKFGSITPEGATILQIIGRSRCNVLISGGTGSGKTTLLNCLTAYIESTERIITCEDSAELQLQQPHVVRLETRPPNLEGEGEITMRDLVKNCLRMRPERIIVGEVRGPEAFDLLQAMNTGHDGSMGTLHANSPREALSRLESMITMGGFSLPSRTLREMIVSSIDVVVQAARLRDGSRRITHVTEVMGMEGDIITTQDVFLYDIVGEDPNGRIIGRHRSTGIGRPRFWERARYFGEESRLAQALDAAELPDYVGE, from the coding sequence ATGTTTGGAAGACGCGGCAACTCATCGCCTGGATCTCAGAATATCCAACCGGGAGGCATTCCGGGAGGGGCGCAGGAAACACCTGCACCGGCTGAAGCTCCGGCACCGACCGTGGAAAAGGAAGCACCTCCAGCTCCCGCGGAAAGTGAAAAGGCTGCGGCACCCGCGCCGGACCCTGCGCCCGCACCAGCGCCGGAACCGAAGGCCAAGGCGCCCGCACCTCGAAAGAAGAATAACGAGTACTACGAGACCAAGGCTCAAATCTTCAACGCGCTCGTTGAAGCGATTGACCTGTCTCAGCTCGCACGTCTTGATGCCGAGGACGCGCGTGACGAAATCCGCGATGTCGTCAACGACATCATTGCGCTCAAGAATGTCATCATGTCCATCGCCGAGCAGGAAGACCTGCTTGAGGACATTTGTAACGATGTTCTGGGCTATGGACCGCTGGAGCCGCTTCTGGCCCGCGACGACATCGCCGACATCATGGTCAACGGCGCGCACACGGTCTACATCGAGACGGCGGGTAAGGTCGAACAAACGGGGGTAAACTTCCGCGACAATGCCCAGCTGATGAACATCTGTCAGCGTATCGTGAGCCAGGTCGGCCGCCGGGTCGATGATGCCAGCCCGATATGTGACGCGCGTTTGCCAGACGGTTCTCGTGTGAACGTGATTGCGCCGCCGCTTTCGATCGATGGCCCGGCACTCACAATTCGTAAGTTTAAGAAAGACAAGCTTACGCTTGACCAACTGACCAAATTCGGCTCGATCACGCCGGAAGGCGCAACGATCCTTCAGATCATCGGCCGTTCGCGCTGTAACGTGCTGATCTCCGGCGGTACGGGTTCGGGTAAGACAACGCTGCTCAACTGTCTGACGGCCTATATCGAAAGCACCGAGCGTATCATCACCTGCGAAGACTCAGCGGAACTGCAGCTGCAGCAGCCGCATGTTGTCCGGCTGGAAACCCGCCCTCCCAACCTGGAAGGCGAGGGTGAGATCACGATGCGTGACCTCGTCAAGAACTGTCTGCGTATGCGCCCTGAACGCATTATCGTGGGCGAGGTGCGTGGCCCGGAAGCATTCGACTTGCTTCAGGCCATGAACACAGGCCACGACGGTTCCATGGGAACGCTTCACGCCAACTCACCGCGCGAGGCCCTTTCCAGGCTTGAATCCATGATCACCATGGGCGGTTTCTCGCTGCCCTCAAGAACGCTGCGCGAAATGATCGTGTCGTCTATCGATGTTGTCGTTCAGGCCGCCCGTCTTCGCGACGGTTCACGCCGCATAACGCACGTGACCGAGGTGATGGGCATGGAAGGCGACATTATCACCACTCAGGATGTCTTCCTCTACGACATCGTCGGTGAAGATCCGAATGGCCGGATTATCGGCCGTCACAGGTCGACTGGGATCGGCCGGCCGAGGTTCTGGGAGCGTGCACGTTACTTCGGTGAAGAATCGCGTCTGGCTCAAGCGCTCGATGCCGCCGAATTGCCCGATTATGTAGGGGAATGA
- a CDS encoding type II secretion system F family protein has product MSGLEDFLTPQMTGIAVAVLVMFAVGGIIFSLFQPTLSGTKRRDQRMMAVAARPQNEKQRKQIRDNDRRKKSIQDQLKDFEDRQKAKHHRQQKVSLKIKMEQAGLGWEMKHFVIFSIISCLIFLIVGFFASGNIWITLAAGFAGALGFPRWYVGNKRKRRFNMFLDELPNGVDIIVRGVKAGLPLADCIKVVARESREPVATEFRKITETQVMGVSLSEAVAKLPERVPVPEANFFAIVVAIQQKAGGGLAEALGNLSKVLRGRKSLKGKIKALSSEAKSSAMIIGAMPFGVGGIIYLIAPDYISLLFTTTGGNIIIGGCLFWMFIGIMVMRHMINFDF; this is encoded by the coding sequence ATGTCCGGACTTGAAGACTTTCTAACGCCACAAATGACCGGGATTGCTGTTGCGGTCCTGGTGATGTTCGCCGTTGGTGGCATTATTTTCAGCCTGTTCCAGCCGACGCTTTCGGGCACCAAGCGGCGCGATCAGCGGATGATGGCGGTTGCCGCCCGTCCGCAGAACGAAAAACAGCGCAAGCAGATCCGTGACAATGACCGGCGCAAGAAGTCGATCCAGGACCAGCTCAAGGATTTCGAAGACAGGCAGAAAGCCAAGCACCATCGGCAGCAGAAAGTTTCTCTGAAAATCAAGATGGAGCAGGCGGGACTTGGCTGGGAAATGAAGCATTTCGTCATTTTCAGTATTATCTCGTGCCTGATCTTTCTGATTGTCGGATTTTTCGCAAGCGGCAACATCTGGATTACGCTGGCGGCCGGGTTCGCCGGTGCGCTCGGATTTCCGCGCTGGTATGTCGGCAACAAGCGCAAGCGCCGGTTCAACATGTTCCTGGATGAGCTGCCCAATGGCGTCGATATCATCGTGCGCGGTGTGAAGGCGGGCCTTCCGCTGGCTGATTGTATCAAGGTCGTTGCCCGCGAATCCCGCGAGCCGGTCGCGACAGAGTTCCGCAAGATTACCGAAACTCAGGTGATGGGTGTTTCGCTGTCGGAAGCCGTCGCAAAATTGCCGGAACGGGTGCCCGTCCCGGAAGCCAACTTCTTCGCGATCGTGGTGGCCATTCAGCAAAAGGCCGGTGGTGGCCTCGCTGAAGCGCTTGGAAACCTCTCCAAGGTTCTTCGTGGCCGCAAGTCGCTGAAAGGCAAGATCAAGGCGCTGAGTTCGGAAGCAAAATCCTCGGCGATGATTATTGGCGCGATGCCGTTCGGCGTCGGCGGCATCATCTACCTTATCGCGCCTGATTACATCAGCCTGCTGTTCACGACGACCGGCGGCAACATCATCATCGGCGGCTGCCTGTTCTGGATGTTCATCGGCATCATGGTCATGCGCCATATGATCAACTTCGACTTCTAA
- a CDS encoding type II secretion system F family protein produces the protein MDLETIASSQFLAGLLAMVAVTGTIFSLVAPILSRDTLKTRMKSVALERDKLRAKERARMQANQQQDARASLRNQPKAQMKSLVDQLNLKEMLSDESTTEKLRMAGYRGTAPLYYYLTARIALPLVLLVLSLFYSFVVIPDLLPTLTKVCICLVVAGIGAFVPNLFLKNKIDKRKLNIQRAWPDALDLMLICVESGMSIEGAFQKVAEEVGVQSVDLAEELSLTTAELSYLSERRSAYENLAKRTGVDGVKNVMMALVQAERYGTPVGTAIRTMADDTREQRMLFAEQKAASLPPKLTVPMIIFFLPVLFFIIMSPAVMQVMELDSF, from the coding sequence ATGGATCTCGAAACGATTGCATCCAGTCAGTTTCTTGCCGGGCTGCTTGCCATGGTCGCAGTGACCGGCACGATTTTTTCTCTCGTCGCACCGATCCTGTCGCGCGACACGCTCAAGACCCGCATGAAGTCGGTTGCGCTTGAACGCGACAAGCTACGAGCGAAAGAGCGCGCACGTATGCAGGCGAACCAGCAGCAGGATGCGCGCGCTTCACTGCGCAACCAGCCCAAGGCGCAGATGAAGAGCCTGGTCGACCAGCTCAATCTGAAAGAGATGCTGTCTGACGAGAGCACGACCGAAAAGCTGCGTATGGCCGGCTATCGCGGCACCGCGCCCCTTTACTATTACCTGACCGCGCGCATCGCCTTGCCGCTGGTGCTGCTGGTCCTGTCGCTGTTCTATTCCTTTGTTGTGATCCCGGATCTGCTGCCGACGCTCACCAAGGTCTGTATCTGCCTTGTCGTTGCCGGTATTGGCGCTTTCGTGCCGAACCTCTTCCTTAAGAACAAGATCGACAAGCGCAAGCTCAATATTCAGCGTGCCTGGCCGGACGCACTCGACCTGATGCTGATCTGTGTTGAATCCGGCATGTCCATCGAGGGAGCGTTTCAGAAGGTCGCCGAGGAAGTCGGCGTGCAGTCTGTCGACCTGGCGGAGGAACTTTCGCTGACAACCGCCGAGCTGTCCTATCTGAGCGAACGGCGCTCCGCCTATGAAAATCTCGCCAAACGTACGGGTGTGGACGGCGTGAAAAACGTCATGATGGCGCTTGTTCAGGCCGAGCGATACGGTACGCCTGTCGGCACTGCGATCCGCACAATGGCCGACGATACCCGTGAGCAGCGTATGCTGTTCGCGGAGCAAAAGGCAGCATCGCTTCCGCCAAAACTGACGGTTCCGATGATCATTTTCTTCCTGCCGGTGCTGTTCTTCATCATCATGAGCCCGGCCGTCATGCAGGTTATGGAGCTCGACAGCTTCTAG